In Dermacentor albipictus isolate Rhodes 1998 colony chromosome 6, USDA_Dalb.pri_finalv2, whole genome shotgun sequence, the following proteins share a genomic window:
- the LOC139061312 gene encoding TNF receptor-associated factor 2-like translates to MATHRYTCVGFSAKIDWKSIEFLLPMPVYRICSICGVVPDMIFSLECGHVFCTTCMNELMLNSPVVVCPFDKGSFEEGRVSRDSSSQAYVTGCKSYCLNKANGCNYVGPVSDMVEHYYSECCHHLVHCRSCKNPVARMNVLAHLRGGCKSDVLATNQARTSSASASGGSDADGSLSMLLSKIENLENVLLTRTNHLEEMLRERISVTAQPPAALADEVAGTTIDSRPDTTTAVNTTTQAGGERRQPDVVSASSTSPSEENATPVSNRDASVADSPTQSRDQSPSEPLTNGLNGEPEAVVESTTPSDAAEAQPSQEPKAFFTYVWVIKPFRKYRNAPLQVFTSDVLTVGENGYRMRLEGKFHDLGDSSLHLGLYMRIVRGPNDASLEWPFNRKCSFVVLHHKQRPRDVSYDVFAQMNVEERQNAANTVLKRPKKKDNDSIGLDRCLSVAQLLQSGFVKNNEFRVRFIVE, encoded by the coding sequence ATGGCAACCCATCGCTACACGTGCGTTGGCTTTTCGGCTAAAATAGACTGGAAGAGCATCGAGTTCCTGCTACCCATGCCCGTCTACCGCATCTGCAGTATATGTGGCGTGGTACCCGACATGATATTCAGCCTCGAGTGCGGCCACGTCTTTTGCACCACGTGCATGAACGAACTGATGTTGAACTCGCCCGTCGTCGTCTGCCCTTTCGACAAGGGGAGCTTCGAAGAAGGCCGTGTAAGCCGCGACTCGTCATCTCAGGCGTACGTCACCGGTTGCAAGTCCTACTGTCTCAACAAAGCGAACGGGTGCAACTACGTCGGCCCCGTTTCAGATATGGTCGAGCACTACTACTCGGAGTGCTGCCACCACCTCGTCCACTGCCGCTCGTGCAAGAATCCCGTCGCCAGAATGAACGTCTTGGCTCACTTGCGGGGCGGCTGCAAGTCGGACGTGCTGGCCACGAACCAGGCGCGGACGTCGTCCGCATCCGCTAGCGGTGGCTCCGACGCCGACGGTTCTCTGTCCATGCTTCTGAGCAAGATCGAGAACCTGGAGAACGTCCTTCTGACGAGGACAAATCACCTCGAAGAAATGCTGCGCGAACGCATTAGCGTCACTGCGCAGCCGCCGGCGGCTCTCGCTGACGAAGTCGCTGGGACCACAATTGATTCACGGCCGGACACCACCACTGCGGTAAACACTACCACACAAGCCGGCGGAGAGCGACGGCAGCCCGACGTCGTGTCGGCATCTTCGACGTCTCCGTCCGAAGAGAACGCTACGCCTGTATCCAACCGTGACGCTTCGGTGGCAGACTCCCCGACCCAATCGAGAGATCAGTCGCCCTCCGAGCCTCTCACGAACGGCCTCAATGGCGAGCCCGAGGCTGTGGTTGAGTCAACGACACCTTCAGATGCTGCCGAAGCGCAGCCCAGCCAGGAACCGAAAGCCTTTTTCACTTACGTCTGGGTGATCAAACCCTTCCGCAAGTACCGTAACGCGCCCCTGCAGGTCTTCACGAGCGACGTACTCACTGTGGGCGAAAACGGGTACAGGATGAGGCTCGAAGGCAAGTTCCACGACCTGGGCGACTCGTCTCTTCACCTCGGGCTCTACATGAGGATCGTCAGGGGTCCCAACGACGCCTCGCTCGAATGGCCGTTCAACCGCAAGTGCTCCTTCGTGGTCCTCCACCATAAGCAGCGCCCCAGAGACGTAAGCTACGACGTTTTTGCCCAAATGAACGTCGAGGAAAGGCAGAACGCGGCCAACACGGTTCTGAAGCGACCGAAAAAGAAGGATAACGACAGCATCGGCCTTGACAGGTGTCTGTCGGTCGCGCAACTGCTGCAGAGCGGGTTTGTCAAGAACAACGAATTCAGGGTGCGCTTCATTGTTGAGTGA